From the Anaerolineales bacterium genome, one window contains:
- a CDS encoding methylmalonyl-CoA mutase family protein encodes MARLPERKSEFVTTSSEPIERLYTPLDVAGLDYAQDLGNPGEYPFTRGVHPTLHRSKLWTMRMFAGFGSAEETNQRFKYLLSQGQTGLSVAFDLATLMGYDTDQPEAEGEFGVCGVAVSSLKDMEILFSDIPLDKVSTSMTINSPAAIIWAMYIAAAEKQGVRPEQLRGTLQNDILKEYIAQKEYIFPPEPSMRLVTDTIEYAAQHLPQWNPVSISGYHIREAGSTAAQELAFTLADGLEYVRWALERGLDIDDFAPRLSFFFNAHNDFFEEIAKYRAARRIWARQMREVFGAKDPRSWLMRFHTQTAGVSLTAQQPENNVVRVAIQALAAVLGGTNSLHTNSMDEALALPSEHAVTVALRTQQIIAEESGVTNTVDPLGGSFFVEAQTDRMEQQALDYFRQIEEMGGVLPAIERGFFQAEIADAAYRYQREIDSGERRIVGVNAYQDEGGYQIPILEMDPEGERRQVARLRQLRAERDPGALGQALDRLRLACQGTQNTMPALLDAVRAYATLGEIMSLMKEEFGVYEESVEI; translated from the coding sequence ATGGCACGCCTGCCGGAGCGTAAATCGGAGTTCGTCACCACTTCTTCTGAGCCGATCGAGCGGCTGTATACCCCGCTGGACGTGGCCGGGCTGGACTACGCCCAGGACCTGGGCAACCCCGGCGAGTACCCCTTCACGCGCGGGGTGCACCCCACCCTGCACCGCAGCAAGCTGTGGACCATGCGTATGTTCGCCGGCTTCGGCTCCGCCGAAGAGACCAACCAGCGCTTCAAGTATTTGCTGAGCCAGGGGCAGACCGGGCTTTCGGTGGCCTTTGACTTGGCCACGCTGATGGGCTATGACACCGACCAGCCGGAGGCGGAGGGCGAGTTCGGCGTGTGCGGCGTGGCGGTGTCTTCGCTCAAGGATATGGAGATCCTGTTCAGCGATATCCCACTCGACAAGGTGTCCACCAGCATGACCATCAACAGCCCGGCGGCGATCATCTGGGCCATGTACATTGCAGCCGCTGAGAAGCAAGGCGTGCGCCCGGAGCAGCTGCGCGGCACGCTGCAGAATGACATCTTGAAGGAATACATCGCCCAGAAGGAATACATCTTCCCGCCCGAGCCTTCGATGCGCCTGGTGACCGACACGATCGAGTACGCCGCGCAGCACCTGCCGCAATGGAACCCGGTGAGCATCTCCGGCTACCACATCCGCGAGGCGGGCAGCACCGCGGCGCAAGAGCTGGCCTTCACCCTGGCCGACGGGCTGGAGTACGTGCGCTGGGCGCTGGAGCGCGGGCTGGACATCGACGATTTCGCCCCGCGGCTGAGCTTCTTCTTCAACGCGCACAACGACTTCTTCGAGGAGATCGCCAAATACCGCGCCGCCCGGCGCATTTGGGCGCGGCAGATGCGCGAGGTGTTCGGCGCCAAGGACCCGCGCAGCTGGCTGATGCGCTTCCATACGCAGACCGCCGGCGTGTCGCTGACCGCGCAGCAGCCGGAGAACAACGTGGTGCGCGTGGCGATCCAGGCGCTGGCCGCGGTGCTGGGGGGCACCAACAGCCTGCACACCAACAGTATGGACGAGGCGCTGGCGCTGCCCAGCGAGCACGCGGTGACCGTGGCGCTGCGCACGCAGCAGATCATCGCCGAGGAGTCCGGCGTGACCAACACAGTGGACCCCCTGGGCGGCAGCTTCTTTGTGGAGGCGCAGACCGACCGCATGGAGCAGCAAGCGCTGGACTACTTCCGCCAGATCGAGGAGATGGGCGGCGTGCTGCCGGCCATTGAGCGCGGCTTCTTCCAGGCCGAGATCGCCGATGCGGCCTACCGCTACCAGCGCGAGATCGACAGCGGCGAGCGGCGCATTGTGGGCGTGAACGCCTACCAGGACGAGGGCGGCTACCAGATCCCCATCCTGGAGATGGACCCGGAGGGGGAGCGCCGCCAGGTGGCCCGCCTGCGCCAGCTGCGCGCCGAGCGCGACCCCGGCGCGCTGGGGCAGGCGCTGGACCGGCTGCGGCTGGCCTGCCAGGGCACGCAGAACACGATGCCCGCGCTGCTGGACGCAGTGCGCGCCTACGCCACGCTGGGCGAGATCATGTCGCTGATGAAAGAGGAGTTCGGCGTGTACGAGGAGAGCGTGGAAATTTAG
- a CDS encoding DUF1295 domain-containing protein yields MDLISAWFQTGALLLASVFLLWLLSLRLRDAGIIDSFWGLGFVLSVWAYFVWLPGGLAERKWLLAALVSMWGLRLSAHITWRNWRRGEDFRYASWRKEHGRRWPWRSLWQVFILQGALIWLIGLPLLAAQASSAPLGWLDGLALAAWALGFYFEAVGDWQLAQFKRDPANKGKLLTSGLWAYTRHPNYFGDALQWWAFGLFALAGDAWWALLSPLLMSWLLRYVSGVAMLEKTLKKQKPGYAGYARRTNAFIPWFPKSG; encoded by the coding sequence ATGGACTTGATCTCTGCTTGGTTCCAAACCGGCGCGCTGCTGCTGGCCAGCGTTTTCCTGCTTTGGCTGCTCAGCCTGCGCCTGCGCGACGCCGGCATCATCGACAGTTTCTGGGGCCTGGGTTTCGTGCTCTCGGTCTGGGCCTATTTCGTCTGGCTGCCCGGCGGCCTGGCGGAGCGCAAATGGCTGCTGGCCGCCCTGGTCAGCATGTGGGGCCTGCGCCTCTCAGCGCACATCACCTGGCGCAATTGGCGCCGCGGCGAAGACTTCCGCTATGCCAGCTGGCGAAAGGAGCACGGTCGCCGCTGGCCCTGGCGCAGCCTGTGGCAGGTGTTCATCCTGCAGGGCGCGCTGATCTGGCTGATCGGCCTGCCGCTGCTGGCCGCCCAGGCCAGTAGCGCGCCGCTCGGCTGGCTGGATGGGCTGGCCTTGGCCGCCTGGGCGCTCGGCTTCTACTTCGAAGCCGTCGGCGATTGGCAGTTGGCCCAGTTCAAACGCGACCCGGCCAATAAGGGCAAGCTGCTCACCAGCGGGCTGTGGGCTTACACGCGCCACCCCAACTACTTTGGCGATGCGCTGCAGTGGTGGGCCTTTGGCCTGTTCGCCCTGGCCGGCGACGCCTGGTGGGCTCTGCTCAGCCCGCTGCTGATGAGCTGGCTGCTGCGCTATGTCTCCGGCGTGGCTATGCTGGAGAAGACGCTCAAGAAGCAAAAGCCCGGCTATGCCGGCTATGCCCGCCGCACCAACGCCTTCATCCCCTGGTTTCCCAAATCGGGTTGA
- a CDS encoding DUF1272 domain-containing protein: protein MLEIRPNCECCNKDLLPSSAEVYICSFECTFCADCAQDKLDLVCPNCGGGLVHRPIRPAHKLLEHPASTQRVYKPEGCTS, encoded by the coding sequence ATGCTGGAAATTCGGCCAAACTGCGAATGCTGTAACAAAGATCTGTTGCCCAGTTCAGCGGAGGTCTACATCTGCTCATTTGAGTGCACGTTCTGTGCAGATTGCGCACAAGACAAACTGGACTTGGTGTGTCCCAATTGCGGTGGGGGCCTCGTGCACCGGCCCATCCGCCCGGCGCACAAGCTGCTGGAGCACCCTGCGTCTACCCAACGCGTCTACAAGCCTGAGGGCTGCACATCTTAA
- a CDS encoding LacI family DNA-binding transcriptional regulator, which produces MSTIEEIAKKAGVSRSTVSRVINNDPNVNEQTRERVLQVVTSNNYVPNRAARKLAGGRTGIIGLVIPTGVSRLFVEPFFPILIQSVTNHCNRLNRSVMFWLGEPEHERRSITQILSNDLLDGVIVSSLKDRDPIVEALHNSQVPFVLIGRYRENLPINFVDIDNEKCTQMAVNYLIQIGRRRIATITGVSDTMVSRERLDGYRATLAKAGLPVDENLIAEGGFVEEGGYAAMAKIFPHKPDAVFATSDAMAVGAIRFLKEQGVRVPQDVAVVGFDDVPLAASYKPALTTIAQPIEELGQHAVDMLITLIEQRPKELLTEVLPSNLIIRESA; this is translated from the coding sequence TTGAGCACGATCGAAGAAATCGCCAAAAAAGCCGGGGTGTCCCGCTCCACCGTCTCTCGGGTGATCAACAATGACCCGAATGTGAACGAGCAGACCCGCGAGCGGGTCCTGCAGGTGGTCACCTCCAACAACTACGTGCCCAACCGCGCCGCCCGCAAGCTGGCCGGCGGGCGCACCGGCATTATTGGCCTGGTGATCCCCACCGGTGTCTCCCGCCTGTTTGTCGAGCCTTTCTTCCCCATCCTGATCCAGAGCGTCACCAACCACTGCAATCGCCTCAATCGTTCCGTCATGTTTTGGTTGGGCGAGCCGGAGCATGAGCGCAGAAGCATTACCCAGATTCTCAGCAATGACCTCCTCGACGGGGTCATTGTTTCATCCCTCAAGGACCGTGACCCCATCGTGGAGGCCCTGCACAATTCGCAAGTGCCCTTTGTGCTGATTGGCCGTTACCGCGAAAACCTGCCCATCAACTTTGTCGATATTGACAATGAGAAATGCACCCAAATGGCGGTGAATTATCTGATCCAGATCGGGCGCCGGCGGATCGCCACGATTACCGGCGTGTCGGACACGATGGTCAGCCGCGAGCGTTTGGATGGCTACCGCGCCACGCTGGCCAAGGCAGGCCTTCCGGTCGACGAGAACCTGATCGCCGAGGGCGGCTTTGTGGAGGAGGGCGGCTACGCTGCCATGGCCAAGATCTTCCCGCACAAACCGGACGCGGTCTTCGCCACCAGCGATGCGATGGCGGTCGGCGCCATTCGTTTTCTCAAAGAGCAGGGCGTGCGTGTTCCGCAGGATGTTGCTGTGGTCGGCTTCGATGATGTGCCGCTGGCCGCCAGCTACAAGCCGGCGCTCACCACCATCGCCCAGCCCATCGAAGAGCTGGGCCAGCATGCAGTGGACATGCTGATCACGCTGATCGAACAGCGTCCAAAAGAACTGCTCACTGAAGTACTGCCTTCGAATTTGATCATTCGGGAATCGGCCTAG
- a CDS encoding extracellular solute-binding protein, translating into MKKQFQVLFSLLLVGAFVLGACAAPAAATSAPAEETNGEEETGVLEPVAEAQADRVQIYWYIGLGTGAQPDQIPKEREWVEKFNASQDRIQLIMIVVDNRFARDNLTAQIAAGNAPDIVGPVGTEGRGFFPDAFLDLQPLVDQFQYDTSDIDPAFLEFYKDQGSLVGLPFAIFPSAVFYNRDLFDEAGLAYPPHEVGEPYTLDGQEVEWNFDTLAELARRLTVDTAGNDATSAAFDASSIAQYGFDFQWTKDSPRWFSAYFEPFYPVAADGTAVLSDGQVEAINWYYDAMWGAQPFLPSQAAMDSDLISGNSFSSGKVAMGLTHLWYTCCIDKTSVPNWDVAVVPSHNGVTTAKMHGDTFAIMNTTAHPEEAFEVYSYMLGEGSADLYAIYGGLPARSSQQQAFFDGQAANFAPNEVDWDVFLKMISYLEVPGHELVLPNVAKSHDAFLQLGSDLRSNPDLDVSARLTQFLADLTAIYQEVE; encoded by the coding sequence ATGAAAAAGCAATTCCAAGTGTTGTTCTCGTTGCTGCTGGTTGGCGCATTCGTACTCGGCGCCTGTGCAGCTCCGGCCGCGGCTACATCCGCTCCGGCTGAAGAGACCAACGGAGAAGAAGAGACGGGGGTTCTGGAGCCCGTCGCAGAGGCACAGGCAGACCGTGTCCAAATTTACTGGTACATCGGCCTGGGCACTGGCGCCCAACCGGATCAGATCCCCAAGGAGCGCGAATGGGTGGAGAAGTTCAATGCCTCCCAGGACCGCATCCAGCTGATCATGATCGTGGTGGACAACCGCTTCGCGCGTGACAACCTGACCGCTCAGATCGCGGCGGGCAACGCGCCCGACATCGTCGGCCCGGTGGGCACCGAGGGTCGTGGCTTCTTCCCGGATGCCTTCCTCGATCTGCAGCCACTGGTGGACCAGTTCCAATACGACACCAGCGACATTGATCCGGCCTTCCTGGAGTTCTACAAGGACCAAGGCTCCCTGGTGGGGCTGCCGTTCGCCATCTTCCCGTCGGCCGTGTTCTACAACCGCGACCTGTTTGACGAAGCGGGCCTGGCCTATCCGCCGCACGAGGTTGGTGAACCCTACACTCTGGATGGACAGGAAGTCGAGTGGAATTTCGACACCCTGGCTGAACTGGCCCGCCGTCTGACGGTGGACACCGCCGGTAACGATGCCACCAGCGCCGCTTTCGACGCCAGCAGCATCGCCCAGTATGGTTTCGACTTCCAATGGACCAAGGACAGCCCACGCTGGTTCAGCGCCTACTTTGAACCCTTCTACCCCGTCGCCGCTGACGGCACCGCCGTGCTCTCTGATGGCCAGGTGGAAGCGATCAACTGGTACTACGATGCCATGTGGGGCGCCCAGCCCTTCCTGCCCTCGCAGGCCGCTATGGATAGCGACCTGATCAGCGGCAACTCCTTCAGCTCCGGCAAGGTGGCCATGGGCCTCACTCACCTGTGGTACACCTGCTGTATCGACAAGACCTCTGTCCCCAACTGGGACGTGGCTGTGGTTCCGTCTCACAATGGCGTCACCACGGCCAAGATGCATGGTGACACGTTCGCCATCATGAACACCACCGCGCATCCGGAAGAGGCCTTCGAGGTCTACAGCTACATGTTGGGTGAAGGCTCCGCTGACCTGTATGCCATCTATGGCGGTTTGCCTGCTCGCAGTTCGCAGCAGCAAGCTTTCTTCGATGGTCAGGCCGCCAACTTTGCCCCCAATGAAGTGGACTGGGACGTCTTCCTGAAGATGATTTCGTATCTGGAAGTCCCCGGCCACGAGCTGGTGTTGCCCAATGTGGCCAAGTCGCACGATGCCTTCCTGCAGCTCGGCAGCGACCTGCGCAGCAACCCGGACTTGGACGTTAGCGCTCGCCTAACTCAATTCCTGGCAGATCTCACGGCGATCTACCAGGAAGTCGAGTAG
- a CDS encoding sugar ABC transporter permease codes for MENTQTISAVEKKKAPRNNQLKREIRWGWLFLSPWLVGLLVFTLLPTVASLIFSFTSYNPIQPDQIRFIGLTNYARLFTDPFFGQAVGVTLRFVLISVPFSLIIPLGLALLVNSEYLFGKNLYRALFFMPSMIPVAVNVMVWRGIMNSESGWLNKFLGFLSISGPNWFQDEVWVLPALTLMGVWGVGNAMIIMLAGLQNVPTELYDAAKVDGATGWQRFRHVTLPLISPIIFYQLVLSLIGTFQYFTQAYIISNGRGDPNGATMFYNLYLYRTAFNFLDMGYGATLAWVMFAFVLLLTIFLFRTQQRWVYYAGGE; via the coding sequence ATGGAAAACACCCAAACGATTTCGGCCGTGGAGAAGAAGAAAGCTCCGCGCAACAACCAACTTAAGCGAGAGATCCGTTGGGGCTGGCTCTTCCTCAGCCCCTGGTTGGTTGGCTTGCTTGTTTTCACTTTGTTGCCCACTGTGGCTTCTTTGATCTTTTCTTTCACCAGTTACAACCCAATTCAGCCCGACCAGATCAGATTCATTGGTCTGACCAACTATGCCCGCTTGTTCACCGACCCCTTCTTTGGGCAGGCCGTGGGCGTCACGCTGCGCTTTGTTCTTATTTCCGTTCCTTTTTCCTTGATCATTCCTTTGGGTTTGGCCCTGCTGGTTAATTCGGAGTATCTGTTCGGCAAAAACCTCTACCGTGCTTTGTTCTTCATGCCGTCCATGATCCCCGTAGCGGTCAATGTGATGGTCTGGCGCGGCATCATGAATTCCGAATCGGGCTGGTTGAACAAATTCCTGGGCTTCCTTAGCATTAGCGGCCCCAACTGGTTTCAAGACGAAGTTTGGGTGCTGCCGGCCCTGACCCTGATGGGGGTGTGGGGAGTGGGCAACGCCATGATCATCATGCTGGCGGGCCTGCAGAACGTCCCCACGGAACTTTACGATGCCGCCAAGGTGGACGGCGCCACGGGCTGGCAGCGCTTTCGGCATGTGACCCTGCCGCTCATCTCTCCGATCATCTTCTACCAATTGGTGCTCTCGTTGATCGGCACCTTTCAGTATTTCACGCAGGCCTACATTATTAGCAACGGTCGCGGCGACCCGAATGGGGCCACCATGTTCTACAACCTGTACCTATACCGCACGGCCTTCAATTTCCTCGATATGGGCTATGGCGCCACCCTGGCCTGGGTGATGTTCGCCTTTGTGCTGCTGCTCACCATCTTCCTGTTCCGCACTCAGCAACGCTGGGTGTACTACGCCGGAGGCGAATAA
- a CDS encoding carbohydrate ABC transporter permease, whose translation MADQTTNSPQNPRLSLKWPSKRVLPYLGISIFGLAILLLFLAPLAYMSLTAFKTLNQVRDPHSQLLPSSPVNFTYEGREYPLLNVPMEDGLRQLALVKPGREASDYVDPENLEAGVFMVEGRWRTFDPVYEFDPTLDNFPLSWAQINLGRLFRNTIFIAVVGTLGTLISSILVAYGFARFRVPGVNILFIILISTIILPFQVKLIPTYIFFRAIGWGGTWWPLIVPHFFANAYNVFLLRQYFRSIPKDLDEAATLDGASPWQVLWHVIIPQSYPAILAVGLFHFFYAWNDFFEPLVYLQGREDLYTISIGMTQFNNIFAVQPGLAMAASMMAIALPLIIFFLAQRVFVQGIVITGVEK comes from the coding sequence ATGGCAGACCAAACCACGAACTCGCCGCAAAACCCCAGGCTCTCTCTGAAGTGGCCTTCCAAACGCGTCCTGCCTTATCTGGGCATCTCGATCTTTGGACTGGCTATTTTGCTCTTGTTCTTAGCGCCTTTGGCTTACATGAGCCTGACTGCTTTCAAGACGCTCAATCAGGTGCGTGATCCGCACTCGCAATTGCTGCCCTCCAGCCCGGTCAATTTCACGTATGAGGGCCGAGAATATCCGCTGCTCAACGTGCCCATGGAAGACGGTCTGCGCCAATTGGCCCTGGTCAAGCCCGGCCGTGAGGCCAGCGATTATGTCGACCCCGAGAATTTGGAAGCCGGCGTGTTTATGGTCGAGGGGCGCTGGCGCACTTTTGACCCGGTCTATGAGTTCGATCCCACCCTGGATAATTTCCCGCTTTCCTGGGCGCAGATCAACCTGGGTCGCCTGTTCCGCAATACCATTTTCATTGCCGTGGTCGGCACGCTGGGCACACTCATCTCGTCCATCCTGGTCGCTTATGGGTTTGCCCGCTTCCGCGTGCCTGGGGTCAACATCCTCTTCATCATCCTGATCTCGACCATCATTCTGCCTTTCCAGGTCAAGCTGATCCCCACCTATATTTTCTTCCGCGCCATAGGTTGGGGCGGCACGTGGTGGCCGCTGATCGTGCCGCATTTCTTTGCCAACGCCTACAACGTGTTCCTGCTGCGCCAGTATTTCCGCTCGATCCCCAAAGATCTGGATGAGGCCGCCACCCTGGATGGAGCTTCGCCCTGGCAGGTGCTCTGGCATGTCATCATCCCGCAGTCCTACCCGGCCATTCTGGCGGTGGGCTTGTTTCACTTCTTCTATGCCTGGAATGACTTTTTCGAGCCCCTGGTCTACCTGCAGGGCCGTGAGGATCTGTACACCATTTCTATCGGCATGACCCAGTTCAACAACATTTTCGCCGTCCAGCCCGGTCTGGCCATGGCAGCATCGATGATGGCGATCGCCTTGCCGTTGATCATTTTCTTCCTGGCCCAGCGTGTGTTTGTGCAGGGCATCGTCATTACCGGCGTGGAGAAGTGA
- a CDS encoding beta-galactosidase, whose product MIAPTPQPFVLGANYWPRRKAMYWWSQFDAAEVREEFALMRAIGLSVVRIFLLWDDFQPQPDQVSPTALQDLETVCTIAAEHGLKLDITFFTGHMSGPNWAPRWLLGGELPHLDWIRQVVSRGQLSDQGYRNPFHDPLALDAARLLLRTVVTRLKHHPAVWMWNLGNEPDLFAWPNSAAEGRAWARQMTDLIHEIDPLHPVTLGLHSGSLHDRNGLMISDIYAETDVAVMHSYPMYVDWSRQPLDPDFVPYTCAITAALCGKPVLMEEIGGCTTPPGEPSQYWEWEALGQQYKRFMASEEDLADYLRLVLPKLQQVGATGAVLWCFADYMEALWDRPPCDAQRHERFFGLVRPDGSLKPHAEVIKQFAETQPIVQPIPAWAQLQVDPAEFNRDPNAGVRRHYPEYLAALQRSEAQQSDSKNIESKQ is encoded by the coding sequence ATGATCGCTCCCACACCCCAACCATTCGTTCTGGGCGCCAATTACTGGCCGCGGCGCAAAGCCATGTATTGGTGGAGCCAGTTTGACGCAGCAGAAGTACGGGAAGAATTCGCCCTGATGCGCGCCATCGGCTTGAGCGTAGTGCGCATCTTCCTGCTGTGGGATGACTTCCAGCCCCAGCCAGACCAAGTCTCCCCCACGGCCCTGCAAGACCTGGAGACGGTCTGCACGATCGCTGCCGAGCACGGCCTCAAGCTGGACATCACGTTCTTTACCGGCCATATGAGCGGGCCCAACTGGGCGCCGCGCTGGCTGTTGGGCGGCGAGCTGCCTCATCTGGACTGGATTCGCCAGGTGGTCAGTCGCGGACAGCTCAGTGACCAGGGCTACCGCAACCCATTCCATGACCCGCTGGCGCTTGACGCCGCCCGTCTTTTGCTGCGCACGGTGGTGACGCGCCTCAAGCATCACCCGGCGGTGTGGATGTGGAACCTGGGCAATGAGCCAGACCTGTTTGCCTGGCCCAACTCTGCTGCCGAAGGGCGTGCCTGGGCGCGCCAAATGACCGATCTGATCCATGAGATCGACCCGCTGCACCCGGTCACCCTGGGCCTGCACAGCGGCAGCCTGCACGACCGCAATGGGCTGATGATCAGCGACATTTACGCAGAAACCGACGTGGCCGTGATGCATTCCTACCCCATGTATGTGGACTGGTCGCGCCAGCCGCTGGACCCCGACTTTGTGCCCTACACTTGTGCGATCACCGCCGCCCTGTGCGGCAAGCCGGTGTTGATGGAAGAAATTGGCGGCTGCACCACGCCGCCCGGAGAGCCATCCCAGTACTGGGAATGGGAGGCGCTGGGCCAGCAGTACAAGCGCTTCATGGCTTCGGAGGAAGACCTGGCCGACTACCTGCGCCTAGTGCTGCCCAAGCTGCAGCAAGTCGGCGCAACCGGCGCGGTGCTGTGGTGTTTTGCGGACTATATGGAGGCGCTCTGGGACCGGCCGCCTTGCGATGCCCAGCGCCACGAGCGCTTTTTTGGCCTGGTGCGCCCGGACGGCAGCCTCAAGCCGCACGCCGAGGTGATCAAACAGTTTGCGGAAACCCAGCCCATCGTTCAGCCTATCCCGGCTTGGGCGCAGCTGCAGGTGGACCCGGCAGAATTCAATCGTGACCCCAATGCGGGTGTGCGCAGGCATTACCCCGAGTATCTCGCCGCACTGCAGCGCTCCGAGGCGCAGCAATCCGACTCAAAAAACATTGAGAGCAAACAATAA
- a CDS encoding glycoside hydrolase family 3 C-terminal domain-containing protein — translation MQSIDKNVNIAERMEDLLAQMTLAEKIGQMTLVEKNSISPKEVTSYFIGGLLSGGGGFPAQNTAEGWRAMVQGFQERAIATRLGIPMIYGVDAVHGHNNLVGATIFPHNIGLGATRNADLVRRIARATAMELAATGIYWNYAPALSVPQDIRWGRTFEGFSERTDLVTELSVAYLEGLQNPEGELNLAAPSAVLGTPKHFVGDGGTSFGSSTTFIEVQYLLDQGITDVDEATLRTVHLAPYLDALKAGARSIMASFSSWGGMKVHANRYLLTELLKEELGFDGFIVTDWEAVNQISPDYYKAVVTSVNAGIDMNMVPFDFKKFIFSLTQAVEKGDVSLERIDDAVRRILRVKLEMGLFERGAADSALLRQVGSPEHRALAREAVAQSAVLLKNEGGLLPLSKDTPVIFLAGEANNIGLQSGGWTVEWQGKPGPITPGTTILDGMQDGEATDSEIIFDRFGNFDDQRTPDGQLLQADVAVVVLAEFPYAEGRGDRVSLELPEADQALVARVRARAKKLVVILLSGRPLIITDVIDRADAFVAAFWPGTEGAGIVDVLFGDKPFTGKLSYTWPRDMQQIPLNGGKAREPLFPFGHGLTTKANA, via the coding sequence ATGCAATCGATAGACAAGAACGTGAATATTGCCGAGCGGATGGAAGACCTGCTGGCCCAAATGACCCTGGCCGAGAAGATCGGCCAGATGACCTTGGTGGAGAAGAACAGCATTTCTCCCAAGGAAGTGACCAGCTATTTCATTGGCGGATTGCTCAGCGGCGGCGGCGGTTTTCCCGCCCAAAACACGGCCGAGGGTTGGCGCGCAATGGTGCAGGGTTTCCAGGAAAGGGCCATAGCCACTCGCCTGGGCATCCCTATGATCTACGGCGTGGACGCGGTGCACGGCCACAACAACCTGGTGGGCGCCACCATCTTCCCCCACAACATCGGCCTGGGCGCGACGCGTAATGCCGACCTGGTGCGCCGCATTGCGCGCGCCACGGCGATGGAACTGGCCGCCACCGGGATCTACTGGAACTATGCCCCAGCGCTGTCCGTACCGCAGGACATTCGCTGGGGCCGTACCTTTGAAGGCTTTAGTGAGCGCACCGACCTGGTGACCGAGCTGAGCGTCGCCTATCTGGAGGGTTTGCAAAACCCAGAGGGCGAACTGAACCTGGCCGCCCCCAGCGCGGTGCTGGGTACGCCCAAGCATTTCGTGGGCGACGGCGGCACTTCCTTCGGGTCTTCCACCACCTTCATTGAAGTCCAATACCTCTTGGACCAGGGCATCACCGATGTGGACGAGGCTACCCTGCGCACTGTGCACCTGGCGCCGTACCTGGATGCACTCAAGGCCGGGGCGCGTTCCATCATGGCTTCGTTCTCCAGTTGGGGCGGCATGAAGGTGCACGCCAACCGCTACCTGCTGACCGAATTGCTCAAGGAAGAGCTGGGTTTTGACGGGTTTATCGTCACGGACTGGGAAGCCGTTAACCAGATCTCACCCGACTATTACAAGGCAGTCGTCACTTCGGTCAATGCCGGCATCGACATGAATATGGTGCCCTTTGATTTCAAGAAGTTCATCTTCAGCCTGACCCAGGCGGTGGAGAAGGGCGACGTTTCGCTGGAGCGCATTGACGATGCCGTGCGCCGCATCCTGCGCGTCAAGCTGGAAATGGGCCTCTTCGAGCGCGGCGCCGCTGATTCGGCGCTGCTGCGCCAGGTCGGTTCGCCGGAGCACCGTGCGCTGGCCCGCGAGGCCGTCGCCCAGTCCGCCGTCCTGCTCAAGAACGAAGGCGGCCTGCTGCCGCTGAGCAAGGACACACCGGTCATCTTCCTGGCCGGGGAGGCCAACAACATCGGCCTGCAGTCTGGCGGCTGGACGGTGGAATGGCAAGGGAAGCCCGGCCCGATCACCCCCGGAACCACCATCCTGGATGGCATGCAGGATGGCGAGGCCACCGACAGCGAGATCATCTTCGACCGCTTCGGCAACTTTGACGACCAGCGCACGCCGGACGGGCAGCTGCTGCAGGCGGACGTGGCCGTGGTGGTGTTGGCCGAATTCCCCTATGCGGAGGGGCGCGGCGACCGCGTCTCGCTCGAACTGCCCGAGGCCGACCAGGCTTTGGTGGCCCGCGTGCGCGCCCGCGCCAAAAAGCTGGTCGTGATCCTGCTCTCGGGGCGGCCGCTGATCATCACCGACGTGATTGACCGCGCCGACGCCTTTGTGGCCGCCTTTTGGCCGGGTACCGAGGGCGCCGGCATCGTGGACGTGCTCTTTGGCGACAAGCCTTTCACGGGCAAGCTGTCCTACACCTGGCCGCGCGACATGCAGCAGATCCCGCTCAACGGCGGCAAAGCGCGCGAGCCGCTCTTCCCCTTTGGGCACGGCCTGACTACCAAAGCCAACGCTTAA